A window of Halococcus agarilyticus contains these coding sequences:
- the pyrE gene encoding orotate phosphoribosyltransferase, which yields MANQDLIDALQRADAVEFGEFELSHGGTSDYYVDKYRFETDPGCLSTIAAAFAGRIDGAKLAGVALGAVPLVAATSVETGTPYVIVRKEQKEYGTGNRIEGDLADGERVVVLEDIATTGESALSAVRALREAGAIVDRVLVVVDREEGARETLAAADVELASLVTASALLDD from the coding sequence ATGGCGAATCAGGACCTCATCGACGCGCTCCAGAGAGCTGACGCCGTCGAGTTCGGCGAGTTCGAACTCTCCCACGGCGGCACGAGCGACTACTACGTCGACAAGTACCGCTTCGAGACCGATCCGGGCTGTCTCTCGACGATCGCGGCGGCGTTCGCCGGGCGGATCGACGGGGCGAAACTCGCGGGCGTCGCACTCGGGGCCGTCCCGCTGGTCGCCGCGACGAGCGTCGAGACCGGCACGCCGTACGTGATCGTGCGGAAAGAACAGAAGGAGTACGGCACCGGGAACCGGATCGAGGGCGACCTGGCCGACGGGGAACGGGTGGTCGTGCTCGAGGACATCGCCACCACCGGCGAGAGCGCGCTGTCGGCCGTCCGTGCGCTCCGCGAGGCCGGCGCGATCGTCGATCGCGTGCTCGTGGTCGTCGACCGCGAGGAGGGTGCACGCGAGACGCTGGCCGCGGCGGACGTCGAACTCGCGTCGCTCGTGACCGCCTCGGCGTTGCTCGACGACTGA
- a CDS encoding DUF4177 domain-containing protein, protein MVGNRPVKWEYKTLEPPKGLTKRETIDPSDQLNELGEEGWELTATIDYDKGGTKLLLLKRPVYDE, encoded by the coding sequence ATGGTCGGCAATCGGCCGGTGAAGTGGGAGTACAAGACGCTCGAACCACCGAAGGGGTTGACCAAGCGCGAGACGATCGACCCGAGCGACCAGCTCAACGAACTCGGCGAGGAGGGCTGGGAGCTCACGGCGACGATCGACTACGACAAGGGCGGCACGAAGCTGCTGCTGCTCAAACGGCCGGTGTACGATGAGTGA
- a CDS encoding tRNA (guanine(26)-N(2))-dimethyltransferase — MQVSEGDLSVRVPEQPDAGVGEGVFFNPDQELNRDLTVAVLRTVRDRDGRESYLDAHAATGVRGVRAANEGFDATLCDRDSDATELCRTNLDRNGLDGTVETRNANALLHEQHFDIVDLDPFGTPIPFADAAFRGARHFVCVTATDTAPLCGAHRESGIRSYSAVPQNTEYHAEMGLRVLLGALVRTAARYDVAATPVLSHATSHYVRTYLSLSRRASDANDALGSVGYVHHCFSCRHRESQSGLIARPPDECPACGANVRTAGPLWLARPHDGVFVGDVRDRLTDELGTADRARDLLTTLDGELDTPTHYDQHRLCRQWGRSARAMDEFLDRLRGAGFAASRTHYGGTTFKTDATAAEIEIATDPGSGSA, encoded by the coding sequence ATGCAGGTTTCCGAGGGCGACCTCTCCGTTCGCGTTCCCGAACAGCCCGACGCGGGCGTCGGCGAGGGCGTCTTCTTCAACCCCGACCAGGAGCTCAACCGGGATCTCACCGTCGCCGTGCTTCGAACGGTTCGCGACCGCGACGGCCGCGAGTCGTACCTCGATGCCCACGCCGCGACCGGGGTGCGGGGCGTGCGCGCGGCGAACGAGGGGTTCGACGCGACGCTGTGTGATCGCGATTCCGACGCGACCGAGCTCTGCCGGACGAACCTCGATCGGAACGGCCTCGACGGCACGGTCGAAACCAGGAACGCGAACGCGCTCCTGCACGAGCAGCATTTCGATATCGTGGATCTCGACCCGTTCGGCACGCCGATCCCCTTTGCCGACGCCGCCTTTCGGGGCGCGCGCCACTTCGTCTGCGTCACCGCGACCGACACCGCGCCGCTGTGTGGCGCACACAGAGAGAGCGGGATCCGGTCGTACAGCGCCGTCCCGCAGAACACCGAGTACCACGCCGAGATGGGGCTTCGGGTCCTGCTGGGCGCGCTCGTCAGGACCGCTGCGCGGTACGACGTCGCCGCCACCCCCGTGCTGAGTCACGCCACGAGCCACTACGTTCGGACGTATCTCTCGCTCTCGCGCCGGGCGAGCGACGCGAACGACGCGCTCGGCTCGGTGGGGTACGTCCACCACTGCTTCTCGTGTCGCCACCGCGAGTCCCAGAGCGGACTGATCGCGCGCCCGCCGGACGAATGTCCGGCCTGTGGCGCGAACGTACGAACCGCAGGTCCGCTCTGGCTCGCCAGGCCGCACGACGGCGTGTTCGTGGGTGACGTTCGCGACCGACTCACCGACGAGCTGGGCACCGCCGACCGCGCCCGCGACCTCCTCACGACGCTCGACGGGGAGCTCGATACGCCGACCCACTACGACCAGCACCGACTCTGTCGACAGTGGGGGCGCTCCGCGCGCGCGATGGACGAGTTCCTCGACCGGCTTCGCGGGGCGGGCTTTGCGGCCTCGCGGACCCACTACGGCGGAACGACGTTCAAGACCGACGCCACGGCCGCCGAGATCGAGATTGCGACCGACCCGGGAAGCGGCTCTGCCTGA
- a CDS encoding ribonuclease BN — MSREDTETDDVGDPVREDEGLGERIDDDRTETATVEDVETLRADVVAFADEVEERIVKRDALESDLRQYVRKRQRRGHARGWGPYLVLLYGTAMTIGAFALLNGGWAILAMLVVWLSTLGLYVLMVLVGLAGAALGLPGRLRDLVGRIRS; from the coding sequence ATGAGCCGCGAGGACACCGAGACCGACGATGTCGGCGATCCGGTCCGGGAGGACGAGGGCCTCGGCGAGCGAATCGACGACGACCGCACCGAGACCGCGACTGTCGAGGACGTCGAGACGCTGCGGGCCGACGTGGTGGCGTTCGCCGACGAGGTCGAAGAGCGGATCGTCAAGCGCGACGCGCTCGAAAGCGATCTCAGACAGTACGTCCGCAAGCGCCAGCGCCGCGGCCACGCGCGCGGCTGGGGGCCGTATCTCGTCCTCCTCTACGGCACCGCGATGACGATCGGCGCGTTCGCCCTGCTGAACGGCGGCTGGGCGATCCTCGCGATGCTCGTTGTCTGGCTCTCGACGCTCGGCCTCTACGTGTTGATGGTGCTCGTCGGCCTCGCCGGGGCCGCACTCGGCCTCCCGGGGCGGCTCCGTGATCTGGTCGGTCGCATCCGATCGTAG
- a CDS encoding YihY/virulence factor BrkB family protein, whose amino-acid sequence MSTSTRATSFGRAFVGEVQEKEITFIAASIAYYAFVSLIPLLLLLLVTLSVVVDPSTAQEVVNSATSSLPASAQDLVSGAIDGQSGAGGATAVSFVALLWSALKLFRGLDTAFSRVYGRESGSIVTQVKNGVITLAAIVLGAIAAVGIAAAASFWPVEVEFAGVSAAAIVGTLATLLALTIVLLPLYYFLPGHDVAVREAIPGAVLAAVGLTVLQVVFRIYAARAGAFEAYGVLGGVLLLVTVLYFAGMVLLLGVLLNALLAGRVAGRETQTEGGLAARLRSGGGS is encoded by the coding sequence GTGAGTACAAGTACGCGCGCGACTTCCTTCGGCCGGGCGTTCGTCGGGGAGGTCCAGGAAAAGGAGATCACGTTCATCGCGGCGAGCATCGCGTACTACGCGTTCGTCTCGCTGATTCCCCTGCTGTTGCTCCTGCTCGTCACGCTCTCGGTCGTCGTCGATCCCTCGACGGCCCAGGAGGTCGTGAACAGCGCGACGAGTTCGCTACCGGCGAGCGCACAGGACCTCGTGAGCGGTGCGATCGACGGCCAGAGCGGGGCCGGGGGCGCGACGGCCGTCAGCTTCGTCGCGCTGCTCTGGAGCGCGCTCAAACTCTTCCGTGGACTGGACACCGCGTTCTCGCGGGTGTACGGCCGCGAATCCGGCAGCATCGTGACCCAGGTCAAAAACGGCGTCATCACGCTGGCCGCGATAGTCCTCGGCGCGATCGCCGCGGTTGGGATCGCCGCCGCGGCGTCGTTCTGGCCGGTCGAGGTCGAGTTCGCCGGCGTCTCCGCGGCGGCGATCGTCGGGACGCTTGCAACGTTGCTCGCGCTCACGATCGTCCTGCTGCCGCTCTATTACTTCCTTCCCGGACACGACGTAGCGGTACGCGAGGCGATACCGGGGGCAGTGTTGGCTGCCGTCGGACTCACCGTGCTTCAGGTCGTCTTCCGGATCTACGCGGCGCGGGCCGGTGCGTTCGAGGCTTACGGGGTCCTCGGCGGGGTGTTGTTGCTGGTGACGGTGCTGTATTTCGCCGGGATGGTCCTCCTGCTCGGGGTGCTGTTGAACGCACTCCTCGCCGGTCGCGTCGCCGGCCGTGAGACACAGACCGAAGGTGGTCTCGCGGCGCGGTTGCGCTCGGGAGGTGGCTCATGA
- the hemL gene encoding glutamate-1-semialdehyde 2,1-aminomutase has product MNRSTSRDLYDRALDVLPGGVNSSVRATQPYPAFVERGDGAHVIDADGNRYIDYVMGYGPLLLGHDLPESVRAAIQSTLSEGPMYGAPTEIEVELAEFVARHVPSVEMCRFVNSGTEATVSAVRLARGYTGREKIVVMQGGYHGAHESTLVEGDAENPRPSSPGVPGSFAEHTIPVPFNDTEAIEAVFEAHGDEIAGVLTEPLLGNTAGVLPVEGYHERLRELCDESGALLIFDEVMTGFRVGGLQCAQGKLGVTPDLTTFAKIVGGGFPAGAIGGPAEIVESFTPSGDVFQSGTFSGHPVAMAAGLETLRYAAENDVYDHVNRLGEKLRKGLTEIAEDRAPGYTVLGTDSMFKLVFTRGDAATPAAACEAGCRQDPDCDRFGRCPKTGGDVERSETERWDRLFRPAMLDEGIFLTANQLESQFVSDAHTDEDVEETLEAYKTYFE; this is encoded by the coding sequence ATGAACCGCTCGACCTCGCGCGATCTCTACGACCGCGCACTCGACGTGCTCCCCGGCGGCGTGAACTCCTCAGTGCGGGCGACCCAACCCTACCCAGCGTTCGTCGAGCGCGGCGATGGGGCCCACGTCATCGACGCCGACGGCAACCGGTACATCGACTACGTGATGGGCTACGGGCCGCTCCTGCTCGGCCACGACCTCCCCGAGTCGGTCCGGGCGGCGATCCAATCGACGCTGAGCGAGGGGCCGATGTACGGCGCACCCACCGAGATCGAGGTCGAACTCGCGGAGTTCGTCGCCCGCCACGTCCCGAGCGTCGAGATGTGCCGGTTCGTCAACAGCGGGACCGAAGCCACCGTCTCCGCCGTTCGACTCGCTCGCGGCTACACCGGCCGCGAGAAGATCGTCGTGATGCAGGGCGGCTATCACGGTGCGCACGAGTCCACGCTGGTCGAGGGCGATGCCGAGAACCCACGGCCGTCCTCGCCCGGCGTTCCCGGATCGTTCGCCGAACACACCATCCCAGTGCCGTTCAACGACACGGAAGCCATCGAGGCGGTCTTCGAGGCCCACGGCGACGAAATCGCGGGCGTGCTGACCGAACCCCTCCTCGGCAACACCGCGGGCGTGCTGCCGGTCGAGGGCTATCACGAGCGCCTGCGCGAGCTGTGCGACGAGTCCGGCGCGCTCCTGATCTTCGACGAGGTGATGACGGGCTTTCGGGTCGGCGGGCTCCAGTGCGCCCAGGGAAAGCTGGGCGTGACACCCGACCTCACCACGTTCGCGAAGATCGTCGGCGGCGGGTTCCCGGCGGGCGCGATCGGCGGTCCCGCCGAGATCGTCGAGTCGTTCACGCCTTCGGGCGACGTGTTCCAGTCGGGCACGTTCTCGGGCCACCCGGTCGCGATGGCCGCCGGGCTCGAAACCCTGCGCTACGCCGCGGAAAACGACGTCTACGACCACGTGAACCGGCTCGGCGAGAAACTCCGGAAGGGACTGACCGAGATCGCCGAGGACCGCGCGCCTGGCTACACCGTTCTCGGCACCGACAGCATGTTCAAGCTGGTGTTCACCCGCGGCGACGCCGCCACGCCCGCCGCGGCGTGCGAGGCCGGCTGTCGTCAGGATCCCGACTGCGACCGGTTCGGTCGCTGTCCCAAGACCGGCGGGGACGTCGAACGAAGCGAGACCGAGCGCTGGGATCGGCTGTTCCGGCCCGCGATGCTGGACGAAGGGATCTTCCTGACCGCGAACCAGCTGGAATCGCAGTTCGTGAGCGACGCCCACACCGACGAGGACGTCGAGGAGACCCTCGAAGCGTACAAAACCTACTTCGAGTGA
- a CDS encoding YihY/virulence factor BrkB family protein — protein sequence MQVGKRVRGRVENLGPVARTVVAVAREEQITLLAASLAYYLFLALVPLVLFTVIGLSLFGNGLLSQASTAASGTVLPRGTSAPRQLLTQTSGRIRAAALGAVILGWSGLRMFGALDGAFAAVYDEREAVSLTGKLIDAILVLVSVTVAAAALAGVSLAVAVVVGDNSVLRFVSPLLLFATLVGAFLPMFYVLPEVDGVSVREVLPGALFAALAWTVSGVVVRLYATASSSVALYGAIGGLLLVLTWLYVGGLALLVGAALNASLAGRVDPDAGWLPTR from the coding sequence GTGCAGGTCGGCAAGCGCGTCCGTGGACGGGTCGAGAACCTCGGTCCGGTGGCACGGACGGTCGTCGCGGTGGCCCGCGAGGAACAGATCACGCTGCTCGCGGCGAGCCTCGCGTACTACCTGTTCCTCGCGCTCGTCCCGCTCGTACTCTTCACCGTGATCGGGCTCTCGCTGTTCGGCAACGGCCTTCTCTCGCAGGCGAGTACGGCGGCGTCGGGGACGGTGCTCCCGCGCGGGACGTCGGCACCCCGGCAGCTCCTCACCCAGACCAGCGGCCGGATCCGGGCCGCGGCGCTCGGAGCCGTCATCCTCGGGTGGAGCGGCCTCCGGATGTTCGGTGCGCTCGACGGGGCGTTCGCGGCGGTCTACGACGAACGTGAGGCGGTCTCACTCACCGGGAAACTGATCGACGCGATCCTCGTGCTCGTGTCGGTGACGGTCGCGGCCGCGGCGCTCGCGGGAGTCAGCCTCGCGGTTGCGGTCGTCGTGGGGGACAACTCCGTACTGCGGTTCGTGAGCCCGCTCCTCCTGTTCGCCACGCTGGTCGGGGCCTTCCTCCCGATGTTCTACGTTCTGCCCGAGGTCGACGGCGTCTCGGTCCGTGAGGTCCTCCCGGGAGCGCTGTTCGCCGCGCTCGCGTGGACGGTCTCGGGCGTGGTCGTCCGGCTGTACGCCACCGCGTCGAGCAGCGTCGCCCTCTATGGGGCCATCGGCGGCCTGTTGCTCGTGCTCACGTGGCTGTACGTCGGCGGGCTCGCGCTGCTCGTGGGGGCGGCGCTCAACGCGAGCCTGGCGGGGCGGGTCGATCCCGACGCCGGGTGGCTGCCGACCCGCTGA
- a CDS encoding tRNA(Ile)(2)-agmatinylcytidine synthase — MTVIGIDDTDSRERGMCTTYLAARVAARVREEGGAVERQVLVRLNPAIEHKTRGNAALAIHTDLDVEGALGVARETVEALAVTDDPRTNPGVVVAPDGAISEPVIDFARRAVRERLTIDGARRLIGAWEYRHADWKESRGLIGALAAVGAWAAFDEWTCEYIAYREAHRRGTPREVDHESVFAAADWGYPTAWDTVDRDEGSSVCVPRAPGPILYGIRGDDPDVVRGVADRIESEPVERTGIFVTNQGTDAHLREGSVGELRDGRAYRVAGTVSTQPETRRGGHVFFSLEDGDASLACAAFEPTKRFRERVRALRVGDRLAVCGEVSDGTLKLEKFAVRDLVRTESAVPSCPDCGRSMESAGRDQGYRCRDCGTGRDGKIERAIERDLKPGWYEVPPCARRHIARPLVRGGFDAPIHPER; from the coding sequence GTGACGGTCATCGGCATCGACGACACCGATTCGCGCGAGCGAGGGATGTGTACGACGTATCTCGCCGCGCGGGTGGCGGCACGTGTCCGTGAGGAGGGTGGTGCCGTCGAGCGCCAGGTTCTCGTTCGGCTGAACCCCGCGATCGAGCACAAGACACGGGGGAACGCGGCGCTCGCGATCCATACCGATCTCGACGTCGAGGGTGCGCTCGGCGTCGCTCGCGAGACGGTCGAGGCGCTGGCGGTGACCGACGATCCGCGGACGAATCCCGGTGTCGTGGTCGCGCCCGACGGGGCGATATCGGAGCCGGTGATCGATTTCGCCCGTCGAGCCGTCCGCGAGCGCCTCACGATCGACGGGGCGCGTCGACTGATCGGGGCCTGGGAGTATCGTCACGCCGACTGGAAGGAATCGAGGGGGTTGATCGGCGCGCTCGCCGCGGTCGGGGCATGGGCGGCGTTCGACGAGTGGACCTGCGAGTACATCGCCTATCGCGAGGCCCACAGGAGAGGGACGCCGCGCGAGGTCGATCACGAGTCGGTGTTCGCGGCGGCCGACTGGGGATACCCGACAGCGTGGGACACCGTCGACCGCGACGAGGGGAGTTCGGTGTGTGTTCCCCGCGCTCCCGGACCGATCCTCTACGGGATCCGGGGCGACGATCCCGACGTCGTCCGTGGCGTCGCCGATCGGATCGAGAGCGAACCGGTAGAGCGCACAGGGATATTCGTCACGAACCAGGGCACCGACGCCCATCTCCGCGAGGGAAGCGTGGGCGAGCTCCGTGACGGGCGGGCCTACCGGGTTGCGGGAACCGTTTCGACGCAGCCCGAGACCAGGCGGGGCGGCCACGTCTTCTTCAGCCTCGAAGACGGTGATGCGTCGCTCGCGTGTGCCGCGTTCGAGCCGACGAAGCGGTTCCGCGAGCGCGTGCGCGCGCTCCGGGTCGGGGATCGCCTCGCCGTCTGTGGTGAGGTTTCCGACGGGACCCTCAAACTCGAGAAGTTCGCCGTCCGCGACCTCGTGCGGACCGAGTCCGCAGTGCCGTCCTGTCCGGACTGCGGGCGGTCGATGGAGAGCGCGGGCCGCGATCAGGGGTATCGGTGTCGAGACTGCGGAACCGGTCGGGACGGAAAGATCGAGCGCGCGATCGAACGCGACCTCAAACCCGGCTGGTACGAGGTGCCGCCGTGTGCGCGCCGCCACATCGCCAGACCCCTCGTCCGGGGTGGGTTCGACGCGCCGATCCATCCCGAGCGGTGA
- a CDS encoding sugar phosphate isomerase/epimerase family protein, protein MSAIRRGFVTQLGMGYEEAFEHAESFGLDYVELMMDGAHERTALADEADRVRALADERGLDLVVHLPFRLDIASPFEHVREGSLRELLAAIETAGECGAEKGVIHASTDAWPPAWEHDPLREHLLSSIRDLDAFGREREFELCVENVASEFFPAASFPRLFDETDASMTLDTGHARMNGMDAAAMADFLAEHGDRVGHLHLNDTRMPKDEHLPFGAGTIDFEQVFEPLRDGWTGTLSLEVFTDDRGYIETSVDRLDELL, encoded by the coding sequence ATGAGCGCGATTCGTCGTGGGTTCGTCACCCAGCTCGGGATGGGCTACGAGGAGGCGTTCGAGCATGCGGAGTCGTTCGGGCTCGACTACGTGGAGCTGATGATGGACGGCGCGCACGAGCGCACCGCGCTCGCCGACGAAGCCGATCGGGTGCGCGCGCTCGCGGACGAACGAGGGCTCGATCTCGTCGTGCATCTCCCCTTCCGTCTCGACATCGCCTCGCCGTTCGAGCACGTCCGCGAGGGTTCGCTCCGCGAACTCCTCGCGGCGATCGAGACCGCGGGCGAGTGCGGCGCGGAGAAGGGCGTGATCCACGCGAGCACCGATGCCTGGCCGCCGGCATGGGAGCACGATCCGCTCCGTGAACACCTCCTCTCGTCGATCCGCGATCTCGACGCGTTCGGCCGCGAACGCGAGTTCGAACTCTGCGTCGAGAACGTCGCCAGCGAGTTCTTTCCCGCCGCATCGTTCCCCCGATTGTTCGACGAGACCGACGCGAGCATGACCCTCGACACCGGCCACGCGCGGATGAACGGGATGGACGCGGCGGCGATGGCCGACTTTCTCGCCGAACACGGCGATCGGGTGGGCCACCTCCACCTCAACGACACCCGGATGCCGAAGGACGAACACCTGCCGTTCGGCGCGGGCACCATCGACTTCGAGCAGGTGTTCGAACCGCTTCGAGATGGGTGGACCGGCACGCTCTCGCTCGAAGTGTTCACCGACGACAGGGGCTACATCGAGACCAGCGTCGACCGGCTCGACGAGCTGCTCTGA
- a CDS encoding AI-2E family transporter: MATGFPSEIDRRRVAWWLVAAGVVAIVGLFFLSFVGTFVFGLFVYYGARPVNRRIQSRVDSRVIAATVTLLFIVLPTLALLGYTGVVAFREFTTFAGPGAVDTVLNRLPGNQQSIAGALRNLPQLARRLGQVSGVQQGLTTALGTLGAISNGLLHLTLALTFAFFLYRDGNRLESWYRAEVGGRDTAAYSYLAGVDADLEVVYFGNVLTVLAVTIGSIVVYNGYNVLAPTAVTLPLPTLLAVLTGLATFVPLVVGKVVYVPAAAYLAWRAVEAGADLLVYPIVFLVVAFLLLDIIPQSIVRPYISGQTMHEGAVLFAYILGAALFGWYGLFLGPFLLVIVVQFANVVLGDLIRGRPFSPAPTETTSLGTDPTEAKVDAVGQATADDGDQSAEIDDEGTTTDETTDDG, from the coding sequence ATGGCCACCGGATTCCCGTCGGAGATCGATCGCCGCCGCGTCGCCTGGTGGCTCGTCGCCGCCGGCGTGGTCGCCATTGTCGGACTGTTCTTCCTCTCCTTCGTGGGGACGTTCGTCTTCGGACTGTTCGTCTACTACGGGGCCCGGCCCGTCAATCGGCGGATCCAGTCCCGAGTCGATTCGCGGGTGATCGCGGCGACGGTCACGCTCCTGTTCATCGTCCTCCCGACGCTGGCGCTGCTCGGGTACACCGGCGTCGTCGCGTTTCGGGAGTTCACCACTTTCGCCGGACCCGGTGCGGTCGATACGGTGCTGAACCGCCTCCCGGGTAACCAGCAGTCGATCGCCGGGGCCCTCCGGAACCTGCCGCAGCTCGCGCGCCGGCTCGGCCAGGTCTCGGGCGTCCAGCAGGGGCTCACCACGGCGTTGGGGACGCTCGGGGCGATCTCGAACGGGCTGCTCCACCTCACGCTGGCGCTGACGTTCGCCTTCTTCCTCTACCGGGACGGCAACCGACTGGAGTCGTGGTATCGGGCGGAGGTCGGGGGTCGCGACACCGCCGCGTACTCGTATCTCGCGGGCGTCGACGCGGATCTCGAGGTGGTCTACTTCGGGAACGTGCTCACCGTGCTCGCGGTCACGATCGGTTCGATCGTGGTCTACAACGGGTACAACGTGCTCGCGCCGACGGCCGTCACCCTCCCGCTCCCGACGCTGCTGGCCGTTCTCACTGGCCTCGCGACGTTCGTCCCGCTGGTGGTCGGGAAAGTCGTGTACGTCCCCGCGGCGGCGTACCTCGCGTGGCGGGCGGTCGAGGCCGGTGCGGATCTCCTCGTCTACCCGATCGTCTTCCTGGTGGTTGCCTTCCTCCTCCTCGACATCATCCCGCAGTCGATCGTGCGCCCGTACATCTCGGGCCAGACCATGCACGAGGGCGCGGTGCTGTTCGCCTACATCCTCGGCGCGGCGCTGTTCGGGTGGTACGGGCTCTTCCTCGGTCCGTTCCTGCTGGTGATCGTGGTCCAGTTCGCGAACGTCGTTCTCGGCGATCTGATCCGAGGACGGCCCTTCTCGCCAGCGCCGACCGAGACGACGTCGCTCGGAACCGACCCCACCGAGGCGAAGGTCGACGCCGTCGGCCAGGCGACGGCCGACGACGGAGATCAGTCCGCCGAAATCGACGACGAGGGAACGACCACGGACGAGACCACCGACGACGGGTAG
- a CDS encoding transcriptional regulator has translation MSRSALVGNVTAMLEDAGFLVSDRCAVRPKSFDVAARRSDELLLVKILGNIDAFDGTTGVEMRRLGRFLDATPLVIGLRTRDEELKPGVMYLRHGVPVLSPDTALDLFVEEVPPMIYAAPGGLYVNIDGEVLADEREDRDWSLGRLADELGVSRRTVSKYEDGMNASVEVAARMEDLLDAPLANPVDVLDGADEVVDDSVDRSDAPEADDEDLVAVLTRVGFDVHPTTRAPFKTVSEDDGGAENVLTGHSAFTKTAEKRARIMSSLGAVTRTRSVYVVDDASRDAVDDTALIEREEIAAIDDPDALRDLIRERAKSSA, from the coding sequence ATGTCACGGTCCGCACTGGTCGGCAACGTGACCGCGATGCTGGAGGACGCGGGGTTCCTCGTCAGCGACCGGTGTGCGGTCCGCCCGAAGAGCTTCGACGTCGCCGCGCGCCGCAGCGACGAGCTCCTCCTCGTGAAGATCCTCGGCAACATCGACGCGTTCGACGGCACCACCGGGGTCGAGATGCGCCGACTCGGGCGGTTCCTCGACGCGACGCCGCTGGTCATCGGGCTGCGGACCAGGGACGAGGAGCTGAAACCGGGCGTGATGTACCTCCGCCACGGCGTGCCCGTGCTCAGCCCCGACACCGCGCTCGACCTGTTCGTGGAGGAGGTCCCGCCGATGATCTACGCCGCCCCCGGCGGCCTCTACGTGAACATCGACGGCGAGGTGCTCGCCGACGAGCGCGAGGATCGCGACTGGAGCCTCGGCCGGCTCGCCGACGAACTCGGCGTCTCGCGACGGACGGTCTCGAAGTACGAGGACGGGATGAACGCCTCGGTCGAGGTCGCCGCACGGATGGAGGATCTCCTCGACGCGCCGCTCGCGAACCCGGTCGACGTGCTCGACGGCGCGGACGAGGTCGTCGACGACTCGGTCGACCGCTCCGACGCTCCCGAGGCCGACGACGAGGATCTCGTCGCGGTCCTCACTCGGGTCGGCTTCGACGTCCATCCGACGACGCGCGCGCCGTTCAAGACCGTCAGCGAGGACGACGGCGGGGCCGAGAACGTGCTGACCGGGCACTCCGCGTTCACGAAGACCGCCGAGAAGCGCGCCCGGATCATGAGCTCGCTCGGCGCGGTGACCCGGACCCGATCGGTGTACGTCGTCGACGACGCCTCGCGCGACGCCGTCGACGACACCGCGCTGATCGAGCGCGAGGAGATCGCGGCGATCGACGACCCCGACGCGCTCCGTGATCTGATCCGCGAGCGCGCGAAATCCTCCGCCTGA
- a CDS encoding DUF4177 domain-containing protein: protein MGSRRSDSDTQWEYETLRPPRGETRKESEDPKDELNDLAAEGWRLVDTIDYTGGGTKFIVFERPAGSSDDSEDGGSS, encoded by the coding sequence ATGGGAAGCCGCCGATCCGACTCCGACACGCAGTGGGAGTACGAAACCCTCAGGCCGCCGAGAGGCGAGACGAGAAAGGAGTCCGAGGACCCGAAGGACGAACTCAACGACCTCGCCGCCGAGGGGTGGCGACTCGTCGACACCATCGACTACACCGGCGGCGGAACCAAGTTCATCGTGTTCGAGCGCCCCGCCGGTTCGAGCGACGACTCCGAGGATGGTGGTTCGTCGTGA